From Taeniopygia guttata chromosome 29, bTaeGut7.mat, whole genome shotgun sequence, a single genomic window includes:
- the ATF1 gene encoding cyclic AMP-dependent transcription factor ATF-1 isoform X2 translates to MSLRGSAPLTVVQLPGEQVQVQGVIQTAQSSSVIHSPQVQTVQVSSLSESEDSQDSSDSIGSSQKARGILARRPSYRKILKDLSSEDTRDRKGDEESPGVSTVTSMSVPTPIYQTSTGQYIAIAANGLQLAGPGADGVQGLQTLTMANAGASQPGTTILQYAQTSDGQQILVPSNQVVVQTASGDMQTYQIRTTPTTSSLPQTVVMTSPVTLTSQSSKTDDPQLKREIRLMKNREAARECRRKKKEYVKCLENRVAVLENQNKTLIEELKTLKDLYCHKSV, encoded by the exons ATGTCTCTCAGAGGTTCTGCTCCCCTCACAGTGGTTCAGCTTCCTGGAGAGCAAGTCCAGGTCCAGGGAGTCATCCAGACAGCTCAGTCCTCCTCTGTCATCCACTCCCCTCAGGTGCAAACTGTGCAG GTATCTTCCTTGTCTGAGAGTGAGGATTCTCAGGACTCCTCAGACAGCATCGGCTCCTCGCAGAAGGCTCGGGGCATCTTGGCTCGTCGTCCATCCTACCG aaaaattttGAAAGATCTTTCTTCTGAAGACACACGGGATAGAAAAGGAGATGAGGAAAGCCCTGGGGTCTCCACTGTCACCTCCATGTCCGTTCCCACACCCATCTACCAGACAAGCACTGGACAGTACA TTGCCATCGCGGCCAAcgggctgcagctggcagggccGGGGGCAGACGGGGTGCAGGGGCTGCAGACTCTGACCATGGCCAACGCCGGCGCCTCCCAGCCCGGGACCACCATCCTGCAGTACGCCCAGACCTCGGACGGGCAGCAGATCCTGGTGCCCAGCAACCAGGTGGTGGTGCAGA CTGCCTCTGGGGACATGCAGACCTACCAGATCCGCACCACGCCCAccacctcctccctgccccagacCGTGGTGATGACCTCCCCTGTCACGCTGACATCCCAGAGCAGCAAGACAGACGACCCACAGCTGAAACGAGAGATCAGGCTGATGAAGAACAG AGAAGCTGCCCGGGAGTGCCGTAGGAAGAAGAAGGAGTATGTGAAATGTTTGGAAAATCGAGTGGCTGTCCTGgaaaatcagaacaaaactcTAATTGAAGAGCTAAAAACTTTGAAAGATCTTTACTGTCATAAAAGTGTGTAA
- the ATF1 gene encoding cyclic AMP-dependent transcription factor ATF-1 isoform X1 has product MMEEVHKGSGSSSVPSQPSAVQGTTLQAAQLSHIAQQMSLRGSAPLTVVQLPGEQVQVQGVIQTAQSSSVIHSPQVQTVQVSSLSESEDSQDSSDSIGSSQKARGILARRPSYRKILKDLSSEDTRDRKGDEESPGVSTVTSMSVPTPIYQTSTGQYIAIAANGLQLAGPGADGVQGLQTLTMANAGASQPGTTILQYAQTSDGQQILVPSNQVVVQTASGDMQTYQIRTTPTTSSLPQTVVMTSPVTLTSQSSKTDDPQLKREIRLMKNREAARECRRKKKEYVKCLENRVAVLENQNKTLIEELKTLKDLYCHKSV; this is encoded by the exons ATGATGGAAGAGGTGCACaagggcagcggcagcagctcTGTTCCGTCCCAGCCCTCAGCTGTACAAGGTACAACCCTCCAGGCAGCTCAGCTCTCTCATATTGCTCAACAG ATGTCTCTCAGAGGTTCTGCTCCCCTCACAGTGGTTCAGCTTCCTGGAGAGCAAGTCCAGGTCCAGGGAGTCATCCAGACAGCTCAGTCCTCCTCTGTCATCCACTCCCCTCAGGTGCAAACTGTGCAG GTATCTTCCTTGTCTGAGAGTGAGGATTCTCAGGACTCCTCAGACAGCATCGGCTCCTCGCAGAAGGCTCGGGGCATCTTGGCTCGTCGTCCATCCTACCG aaaaattttGAAAGATCTTTCTTCTGAAGACACACGGGATAGAAAAGGAGATGAGGAAAGCCCTGGGGTCTCCACTGTCACCTCCATGTCCGTTCCCACACCCATCTACCAGACAAGCACTGGACAGTACA TTGCCATCGCGGCCAAcgggctgcagctggcagggccGGGGGCAGACGGGGTGCAGGGGCTGCAGACTCTGACCATGGCCAACGCCGGCGCCTCCCAGCCCGGGACCACCATCCTGCAGTACGCCCAGACCTCGGACGGGCAGCAGATCCTGGTGCCCAGCAACCAGGTGGTGGTGCAGA CTGCCTCTGGGGACATGCAGACCTACCAGATCCGCACCACGCCCAccacctcctccctgccccagacCGTGGTGATGACCTCCCCTGTCACGCTGACATCCCAGAGCAGCAAGACAGACGACCCACAGCTGAAACGAGAGATCAGGCTGATGAAGAACAG AGAAGCTGCCCGGGAGTGCCGTAGGAAGAAGAAGGAGTATGTGAAATGTTTGGAAAATCGAGTGGCTGTCCTGgaaaatcagaacaaaactcTAATTGAAGAGCTAAAAACTTTGAAAGATCTTTACTGTCATAAAAGTGTGTAA